Genomic segment of Longimicrobiales bacterium:
GGTCAGACGTGCTGCTCGAGATCACCCGCATCCAGACCAATGCCGACATTCACCGTGTGGTGGACAGAGTGCAGGGCCGCGCCGGGACGATCTTGTCGACGAAACTCGGCTACCCTCCGACCTCGGCTGTCCCCTTTGCCGTGATCTTGTCGGAGGTGTGTCAGAACATCATCGAACATGCCGAGGGGCCCGGCTGGGTCGCTGCTCAGTCCTACAACTGGTCCAAACGCTTGGGGCGGTTCGTAGTCGTGATCTCGGTCATGGACAGTGGCCGTGGCTTCCGCGGGTCTCTCATGGGTGAACACTCGGCACGATACGGAGATCGGTGGAGCGACGCGACAGCTCTTGAGGCGGCCTTTCTCCATGGTCTGACGCGATTCCCAGACTCGGGGAGAGGGCAGGGCATTCAGCAGATGCGGAAACAAGTCCGGAAGTGGAAGGGGCTCATTTCCG
This window contains:
- a CDS encoding ATP-binding protein codes for the protein MVSLLLAGTVAGRGGSGVPLLELPESPDVAGYLVRMAFHEAAADVFEYEAPARRAKGGGSDVLLEITRIQTNADIHRVVDRVQGRAGTILSTKLGYPPTSAVPFAVILSEVCQNIIEHAEGPGWVAAQSYNWSKRLGRFVVVISVMDSGRGFRGSLMGEHSARYGDRWSDATALEAAFLHGLTRFPDSGRGQGIQQMRKQVRKWKGLISARSGSARITQVPEWDDSPPLVDGLAQLPGAQISIVLPAKGAGDS